One window of the Niallia circulans genome contains the following:
- a CDS encoding neutral/alkaline non-lysosomal ceramidase N-terminal domain-containing protein, whose amino-acid sequence MNIYCGSVKVDITPTESKLLAGYMATRQSKGIHDPIYARIVAIRSQQTFIILVSLDLICIDQNYTVELRKKISDQTNVSKECIFLHATHTHSGPGGTIHETSPIWRAFPDLWMPYDRILVNEQHKKIVEAVKLALENLEECKVSICEGKASGIAANRISSEIEYSSILKVIEFEYCSTNKKVIVYHFACHPTIMNRDNLLISADFPGVTSSNLENENNVEIALFINGPSGDISTRFTRKEASFYEVRRVGTVLSAAVLELLTHKKQIKVDTITSKIEKVELGLRNIEDYAQLQHKLHELKQKHKIQRVTAGNNCAYLRKIESEIEGVSALIKKSGALENSLTISTEIQVLKLGEILFVSIPGEIFNETGTEITNNYNGVPVFIAGNTNDYIGYIVPEGYYASDSYEAYMTLLEKGSSEKIRDTILYMMDQV is encoded by the coding sequence ATGAATATTTATTGTGGATCAGTTAAAGTTGATATCACACCTACTGAAAGTAAGCTTTTAGCAGGTTATATGGCTACAAGACAATCTAAGGGAATTCATGATCCAATTTATGCACGAATTGTTGCAATCAGATCTCAACAGACTTTTATAATTCTAGTTAGCTTAGATTTGATTTGTATAGATCAAAACTATACAGTCGAACTTCGCAAAAAAATTTCAGACCAAACGAATGTTTCAAAAGAATGTATCTTTCTTCACGCTACGCATACTCATTCTGGTCCAGGGGGAACTATTCATGAAACATCTCCCATCTGGAGAGCATTTCCTGATTTATGGATGCCATACGATAGAATACTGGTAAATGAACAACATAAAAAAATTGTTGAGGCTGTTAAACTAGCATTGGAAAATTTAGAAGAATGTAAAGTTAGTATTTGTGAGGGGAAAGCCAGCGGCATTGCTGCTAATAGGATATCATCTGAAATAGAATATTCTTCAATTTTAAAAGTAATAGAATTTGAATATTGCAGTACGAACAAAAAGGTTATAGTGTATCACTTTGCATGCCATCCAACGATAATGAATAGAGACAACCTTCTAATTAGTGCTGATTTCCCTGGAGTAACTAGCTCTAATTTAGAAAATGAAAATAATGTAGAAATTGCATTATTTATAAATGGTCCGTCAGGTGATATTAGTACCCGTTTTACAAGAAAAGAGGCAAGTTTTTATGAAGTAAGAAGGGTAGGAACAGTATTATCAGCAGCGGTACTGGAATTATTAACTCACAAAAAACAAATCAAGGTTGATACCATAACTTCTAAAATAGAGAAAGTAGAATTGGGCCTTCGCAACATAGAAGATTATGCGCAACTGCAGCATAAATTGCACGAACTTAAACAAAAACATAAAATCCAAAGAGTAACAGCTGGAAACAACTGTGCCTATTTAAGAAAGATAGAATCAGAGATTGAAGGTGTTTCTGCATTAATCAAGAAATCAGGAGCGTTAGAAAATTCGTTAACCATTTCTACCGAAATACAAGTATTAAAGTTGGGTGAGATCTTATTTGTATCAATACCTGGAGAAATATTTAATGAAACTGGAACAGAAATAACTAATAACTACAATGGAGTACCAGTATTCATAGCTGGTAACACTAACGACTATATAGGATATATAGTACCAGAAGGCTACTATGCGAGTGACAGCTATGAGGCATATATGACGTTATTAGAAAAAGGATCCTCAGAAAAAATAAGAGACACAATACTCTATATGATGGACCAAGTGTAG
- a CDS encoding PTS system mannose/fructose/sorbose family transporter subunit IID has product MGATFAKDENIFGPILALILFSVVNIPLKSYGIKIGYEKGVNFLVETEKSGIVQRYIAMATMLGIVVIGGLIPQLVQLATPYVLKVGGAEIKFQEIFDWILSSFTSPSY; this is encoded by the coding sequence ATAGGAGCCACTTTTGCTAAAGATGAAAATATCTTCGGGCCAATTCTTGCTCTTATTCTATTTAGCGTAGTTAATATTCCACTTAAATCGTACGGTATTAAAATAGGATATGAAAAAGGCGTAAACTTTTTAGTTGAAACTGAAAAGTCAGGAATTGTTCAAAGATATATTGCAATGGCAACGATGTTAGGGATTGTAGTTATTGGTGGTTTAATCCCGCAACTTGTACAATTAGCCACTCCTTACGTACTAAAAGTGGGAGGTGCAGAAATAAAGTTCCAGGAAATCTTTGATTGGATTTTATCTAGCTTTACTTCCCCTAGCTATTAA
- a CDS encoding PTS system mannose/fructose/sorbose family transporter subunit IID yields the protein MQLFQVSWNYERMQALVCAFTMKPIIEMLYRSHFC from the coding sequence TTGCAATTATTTCAGGTTTCATGGAACTACGAACGAATGCAAGCGTTAGTATGTGCATTTACTATGAAACCGATCATAGAAATGCTCTATAGGAGCCACTTTTGCTAA
- the chbG gene encoding chitin disaccharide deacetylase has protein sequence MPYLIVNADDFGLSKGVNYGIIDAHVSGIVTSTTLMVNMPAAKHASSLAKKYPSLGVGVHLNLTAGKPIHQNVPSLVNQKGYFHSKKEVLNKAKVIEIEKELRAQINDFYTLGLNPTHIDTHHNLHGTEPVSSIVKVLAEEYRLPIRQLNKEDPAINTLEFCSKFHDDNASYETLLDIFERASVTPLEMMCHPGFVDQQLLNHSSYNIQRIKELDILTDPLTITAIQKARIQLKSYRELRW, from the coding sequence ATGCCATATTTAATAGTAAATGCTGATGACTTTGGTCTTTCAAAAGGAGTAAATTACGGAATTATTGATGCACATGTAAGTGGAATTGTTACATCAACAACGCTTATGGTGAACATGCCGGCAGCGAAACATGCCTCGAGCCTAGCAAAAAAATATCCTTCTTTGGGTGTTGGAGTTCACCTCAACCTAACGGCAGGTAAACCTATTCATCAAAATGTTCCATCACTAGTCAATCAAAAGGGATATTTCCATAGCAAGAAAGAAGTTTTAAACAAGGCAAAGGTAATTGAGATAGAAAAAGAACTTAGGGCGCAAATTAACGATTTTTACACTCTTGGATTGAATCCTACTCACATAGATACTCATCATAATTTACACGGCACAGAGCCAGTTTCTTCGATTGTAAAAGTTTTGGCTGAAGAGTACCGGCTGCCAATACGTCAATTAAATAAGGAAGATCCAGCGATAAACACTCTAGAGTTTTGTTCTAAATTCCATGATGATAATGCTTCTTATGAAACTTTATTGGATATTTTTGAGCGTGCAAGTGTGACCCCTTTAGAAATGATGTGTCATCCTGGTTTTGTTGATCAACAACTTTTAAATCACAGTTCTTATAACATACAAAGAATAAAGGAATTAGATATATTAACTGATCCCTTAACAATAACTGCCATTCAAAAAGCTAGGATCCAGTTAAAATCTTACAGGGAGCTCAGATGGTAA
- a CDS encoding ROK family protein, whose translation MSGLYGLVDIGGTKTLIGIATNEKIIGTRQLMSKTIESPQMLIDILMKEFDSLIAETDHKYGRLISVGISVPGPLNRQNGVIHFTGNLKWSNFKIVEELRKRLNDIPIIIDDDANAAGIAEAIYGAGRGYKNQIYLTVSTGIGGAIIIDEKLYYGKQDLAGEIGHMTVSPDGPPCSCGNFGCLEALASGTSIAKKGKQLLIQEQSQVLLELAGKNSVTAEMVFEAVRLGDQACFSIIQQTCRYLGIGLANIIQIFNPDAIILGGGIMNNQSKLLIPLIESEMNQRLFKIHRGHMDLKLAALSGQSGLWGAWHIAKNFPSSAERNSSCHI comes from the coding sequence ATGAGTGGTTTGTATGGATTAGTGGATATTGGAGGAACTAAAACTCTAATTGGAATAGCCACTAATGAAAAAATTATTGGCACACGTCAGTTGATGTCTAAAACTATAGAATCACCACAAATGCTGATAGATATTCTTATGAAAGAATTCGATTCATTAATAGCTGAAACGGACCATAAATATGGAAGGTTAATCTCGGTCGGTATAAGTGTTCCGGGGCCGTTAAATCGACAAAATGGAGTTATTCATTTCACGGGAAATTTAAAGTGGTCCAATTTTAAGATTGTGGAAGAACTAAGAAAAAGGCTCAATGATATTCCAATAATCATAGATGATGATGCTAACGCTGCTGGTATTGCAGAAGCGATTTATGGAGCAGGAAGAGGCTATAAGAATCAAATATATTTGACAGTCAGTACAGGTATTGGAGGTGCAATCATTATAGATGAAAAACTATATTATGGAAAACAAGATCTTGCGGGCGAAATCGGTCATATGACGGTATCACCAGACGGACCACCATGCTCCTGTGGGAATTTTGGTTGTCTAGAAGCTTTGGCTTCTGGAACATCTATTGCAAAAAAAGGGAAGCAATTATTGATTCAAGAGCAATCTCAAGTACTATTAGAACTTGCTGGTAAGAATTCGGTTACTGCTGAAATGGTTTTTGAGGCCGTTAGGTTGGGAGATCAAGCCTGTTTTTCTATCATCCAACAAACTTGCCGATATTTAGGGATTGGTTTGGCAAATATAATACAGATTTTCAACCCTGACGCGATAATTTTAGGAGGCGGAATTATGAATAATCAGTCAAAACTATTAATTCCATTAATAGAAAGTGAAATGAATCAACGCTTGTTCAAAATTCACAGGGGTCATATGGATCTTAAATTGGCTGCACTTAGCGGACAGAGCGGTTTATGGGGAGCATGGCATATAGCCAAAAATTTCCCTTCTAGTGCGGAGAGAAACTCATCATGCCATATTTAA
- a CDS encoding GntR family transcriptional regulator, with protein MNNKKTPLYKQLKKEIIQKIERGELKPGDVLPPERELAELFEMSRMTVRQAISELVNEYILIRRHGSGTYVAESKIPQGRRLKSFSEDMSARGLLPGSKVLEKTIIVEPPANMIADLKSEGKILMLKRLRLADLYPLAIETIILPIEKFNNLESRNFENESLYRILEDEYSIKITKAQQKIEVRMPTPQESELLEINYSVPVFHFKQITFDQNNEIFEVAHSVYRGDRYEINTEIYS; from the coding sequence ATGAACAATAAAAAAACCCCTTTATATAAACAACTGAAAAAGGAAATTATACAAAAAATTGAAAGAGGGGAGTTGAAACCGGGTGATGTGTTACCACCTGAAAGAGAACTTGCAGAATTATTCGAAATGAGTCGCATGACGGTGAGGCAAGCTATTTCAGAATTGGTCAATGAATATATTCTCATAAGACGACACGGCAGCGGGACATATGTAGCTGAATCTAAAATTCCACAAGGCAGGCGTTTAAAGAGCTTCAGTGAAGACATGAGCGCGAGAGGACTGTTGCCCGGATCCAAGGTTCTAGAGAAAACAATAATTGTAGAACCTCCTGCAAACATGATTGCTGATTTAAAATCTGAGGGAAAGATTCTTATGCTGAAGCGTTTAAGATTGGCAGATTTGTATCCTTTAGCAATTGAAACAATAATACTGCCGATTGAAAAGTTTAATAATCTTGAAAGTAGAAACTTCGAGAACGAATCGCTATATCGAATCTTAGAGGATGAATACAGTATAAAGATTACAAAGGCTCAACAAAAAATCGAGGTAAGAATGCCTACTCCTCAGGAGTCAGAATTACTTGAAATAAACTATTCTGTACCCGTCTTTCATTTTAAACAGATAACCTTTGATCAAAATAATGAAATTTTCGAGGTTGCTCATTCAGTATATAGGGGAGACAGATATGAAATAAATACTGAAATTTATAGCTAG
- a CDS encoding sugar phosphate nucleotidyltransferase: MKTAIILAAGKGKKMWPYNDYWPKAALPVANQGNIVHLVNHLKSLSFDRIIIVTSYLGRRIKSLVCDFEGVETIELSVTEGTADSLEKVVSLVNDEHLLIMYGDIFITLERLTSFVDAYKKELNTVDTLILSKPITNEFAPDWFGISKGTGNSVQNIYGHPRPHYVQERLIGVFALSTKALKRMLHHNPGFMKNVPTGVMPQHEMEFEQSLQWLVEEGYTVSSYPVTDGVIDIDKPWHLMQANQLALSVMTNKLQHNDIPETCNIHPTADIQGCIKLGEHVEIGKYVTIKGNAIIGDHTKIENGVTIEGNVVIGSHCRIENFCRIGPDSVIGSKNRIGHCAEFSGITFDNVSFIHFGEVFGIIGESTDIAAGVTVGITRFDDLPQTQKVNGRREIPEKFGNAVYFGDFTRTGILSLYMPGTKVGSNCVIGSGVTVEKDIPSKTLLYAQQTLIEKGWDTHRYGW; the protein is encoded by the coding sequence GTGAAAACAGCTATTATATTGGCTGCAGGTAAAGGAAAAAAAATGTGGCCATATAATGATTATTGGCCTAAGGCAGCATTACCAGTAGCTAACCAAGGAAATATCGTTCATCTCGTAAACCATCTTAAGAGCTTGTCTTTTGACCGGATTATTATTGTGACTAGTTATCTAGGACGCAGAATTAAATCTCTTGTTTGCGATTTTGAAGGAGTTGAAACTATTGAACTCTCGGTAACTGAGGGGACTGCAGATAGTTTAGAAAAAGTAGTGTCCCTCGTTAACGACGAACATTTGTTGATCATGTATGGAGATATCTTTATTACTCTAGAGAGATTAACTAGTTTTGTTGATGCCTATAAAAAAGAACTTAATACTGTAGATACACTCATTTTATCTAAACCTATAACAAATGAATTTGCACCTGATTGGTTTGGAATTTCCAAAGGGACCGGAAACAGCGTTCAGAATATTTATGGTCACCCTCGTCCTCATTATGTACAAGAGCGACTCATAGGCGTCTTTGCTCTAAGTACAAAAGCGCTGAAGAGAATGTTGCACCATAACCCAGGTTTCATGAAAAATGTACCGACAGGAGTTATGCCACAACACGAGATGGAATTTGAGCAAAGTCTACAATGGTTAGTAGAAGAAGGATATACGGTTTCATCCTATCCTGTCACAGATGGAGTAATTGATATAGATAAGCCTTGGCACCTAATGCAAGCTAATCAGCTGGCGCTATCGGTTATGACAAATAAACTTCAACATAATGATATTCCTGAGACTTGTAATATCCATCCGACAGCTGATATTCAAGGATGTATAAAGCTTGGAGAACATGTGGAAATAGGAAAATATGTAACGATAAAAGGAAATGCGATTATTGGAGATCATACAAAAATTGAAAATGGTGTAACTATAGAAGGAAACGTAGTAATAGGTTCTCATTGTCGCATAGAAAACTTTTGCAGGATAGGTCCTGATAGCGTCATTGGGAGTAAAAATCGTATTGGACATTGTGCAGAATTTAGCGGTATTACCTTTGATAACGTCAGTTTTATACATTTTGGTGAAGTATTCGGAATCATAGGTGAATCAACAGATATCGCTGCTGGAGTCACAGTAGGTATTACTCGTTTCGATGATCTGCCTCAAACTCAAAAGGTGAATGGTAGAAGAGAAATTCCTGAGAAATTTGGAAATGCTGTTTATTTTGGCGACTTTACTCGGACCGGTATTTTGAGTCTATATATGCCGGGAACTAAAGTAGGCAGTAATTGCGTTATCGGATCAGGTGTTACAGTGGAGAAAGATATACCATCTAAGACGTTATTGTATGCCCAACAAACTCTAATTGAAAAAGGATGGGACACTCATCGTTATGGATGGTAA